Within the Chlorocebus sabaeus isolate Y175 chromosome 19, mChlSab1.0.hap1, whole genome shotgun sequence genome, the region CCCCCGGAGATTCCGCTCCTGCTCCTGGGAAAATTCGGCTTCAGTCAGCTGGGGGGGGCTGGGCTCCTCAGGGTGCCTGTGAGAGACACGGAGCCTGCAGACGGCGGGGCTGCGCTGTCACCTACGCCTGGCACATGGCGCAAATCTAATAAATTCTGTTTGGGCGAACACAACCACGCAGGGAAGACTCATGTGCTTCAAGTCTTGGCATCAGCTAGTCTaagattaattataaaataaaattataacaatgaGAAGCAGTGACGGCCGAGGTGACTCCAGCTTTGTGAAGTGTTCCCACACCCCCAACCCCGGGATCCTACCGTGTCCCTGGTGGCCAGTGCTGCCTGCCAGCAACAGTCCCACTGGGGAGGGAGACCTTAAGCCTCCAAGAGGTGACACGACCCCCACCACACAGCAGGTTCCCAAGGCCTTCAGAACCCTCTGTCCTTCCTACAGCCAGTGGCCCTGCCCTGCCTGGGGACGCCGCAGTTCAGTCCCTACCTGGGTGTCCAGATTCTGCACAGACAGGCCCAGGCGGTCCAGCTTCTGGTTGACAAAGTTCACGATGGCCTAACCAGGGAAGAACACGGGCCTAGCACGCAGCAGGTGTGATGCAAGGACCCGTGATTCCCTCCTACAGCGCAGGTGGGCGGTGGGTGGGGTGGGCGGCCCGAGAGCTGCTGAGAGCTTTGATCTCTCCTACCTCTTTCACTGCGTTCACTTTCTCCGGAGCCAGCTTAAATAATTCATCAAAGACGTCCTCTGCAGACACAGATCCAATAAACACCTCATTACGATGCTATTATCTTTGTGCCAAACAGggaattttttttcacaaaagttTCTTAGAATAACCAGTCCAGAGGGAGCTGTCGTTTTAGATCATggttctcaaataaaataaacctgGATTTGAGTCACTGCTCTCCTGGCCGTGTGGCCCAGGGGGAGTCAccttctctctctgtgcctccctAGCTGGGGTTGTTGCAGAGAGGGAATTCGATAGCAGATAACACACCTGGCCCCGCGGCATAGTGACCGGGCACACAGTAGGACTTCATAAACAGCTGCTCTTCCTGCAGCCGACACCTGTTACTGCGTCGGCACAGCTGCAGCCCTTTATCTACCAGCtggccctccctcctcccagggccCTGCTCCACTCCCCAGGGCCACGGGAGCTGCTACAGGTGGGTGATCAGGGTCCATGAGTCTCCTCCCCTTGGTTTTAAATTGGCTGAGTGAGggctcctccctgctgcctccccccacccccaagagtGTCTGAACCCGCTGCCTGCAAAAGGCCAGCTCTTGCAGCAACTCATTCACTCCCTTGGGGTCTGGGAACAGCGGCTCAGGCCCTGGGGTCCAGTCTCGGGCGCCTCATGTCCTCAGGCTAATGCCCTTTGTGCACAAGCTGGATTCCTGCTATTTGCAGCTAACACACCTCCCATGGGGACACTGGTCCTTGGGCACCAAATACACAGACTGGCCTGAGTTTGCTGTGGCTTCTGCCACTCAGCAGCTGTGTGACTCTAAGCAAGTCACAGCACCCCTCTCTGTTTCAGTTCCCTTGTTAGTGAAGGGGGGAAAGTGGCACCAAATAGCATCATGCACGTTAAAATGCCCTCTGAAATCAATAAACATGGTGGAAACATCAGTGGTCAGGGAAATTGGGTTTCTTCACCCTGTGACACCCACTTCTCGTGCTGCCCCATGCCCAAAATACTGCTCCCTGGGCAACCCCTCACGTCCTCAGGCTGCCCCTCCTGCTACATACACAGATCCCCAGCCAGCCCTCCttgcccctcccttctcctttctccccaaACTCAGCCTCCCTCAGCCCCCAATCTCAGAAGCTCCTGGCAGGTTATTATCTCTACCTCTGCAGGTGAAGTGCCCTTCATAGCATCCCTGCCCACATAGCTATGTGTCTAAGTGGGGAGGGTACAGGGAGGAAAAATAGTGTTAGGATGGATGGATATGGGTGAATAGATAGGTGGTTGGATGGGtacatagatgaatggatggatgaataggtggataagtggatagatgaatggatggatggataggtgcatgggtgggtgggtgggtggatggatggataggtgcatgggtgggtgggtgggtggatggatggataggtgcatgggtgggtgggtgggtggatggatggataggtgcatgggtgggtgggtgggtggatggatggataggtgcatgggtgggtgggtgggtggatggatggataggtgcatgggtggatagatgatggatgggtagatggatggatgaatggaagcatgaatggatggatggagggatggataaatggatgggtgggtaagtggatagatgaatggaagAATGGGctgatggatgcatggatggatgaatggatggatggataggtgagtAGGTGGATAGGTGGGTGAGTATATAGATGAATAGAAGAAAGGATGGATCcttagatggataaatggatgaatggatgagtgggtgaaGAGCTGGTCAGACCACTGACAAAGGAATGGATGCATGAAAGAAGTAGCAACTAGATCAATCCACTGATTGGTGAACAGCTCCGTCAGAAGAGTAGATGCCACATTATTGCCCACTCACTATTGAGCACTGCCCACATGCTGAACACACTCACAAATTATCTCCTTTAACCCTCACTGCCAGTTTAAACGGTGAGTgcccttttatagatgaggaaactgaggcatggacaAGTTAAGGTACTTGCCCAAACTTAAGTGGCTAATGAGTGGGAAAACTGGTGTTTGAGCACAGACcactgactccagagcccacacATTTAACAGACTCCACCATCACCGCCTATGTGAATTATAAATCTCTCTCCCCACAGGAATGGTATAATGAGAAAGAGCAGCCAGCTCCGTGATggacagacagaaagagggacAAATGAATAAGAATGAGGCTTGAGATACAAACAGCACGCGACGGGCAAATGAGAGAATGCTCAGCAATTAACCCTCCATCAAGACTCGTCTGCTTTAACAGGTATCAGATAGGAAcagattttcaaaaatgaagaaagtacTCACTCGGAGGCTGGTCCTTGTCTGTGCTGTGCAGGGGgtggaaaaagcaaacaaatggttaaaaaaaaccctgcaaaccTACAATGTCTCAATATGACAAGCATCAGTGCTGGCAAGCTTGCAAAGAAACCGGCATGCTGTGGTTTTCCCGGCAGCTTTGTAGGTAGGGCAGATAGCAGAGAAGGTCTCTGTGGGAAGCAAAGGACAGAAACAGGTTCGTGCCcttccctgaggcctccacaCCTATAGCGACATTAGGATTTTGCTGGTTTTGTGGTTCCTGTTTTGTTCTGAGGGAGACACATCACACATGTCTTTAAGTGCACAAGTCGTAAGATTACAGCTTGTgcgtttcacacacacacacttgtgtgATCATCCCCACTTACATGCTGCAGACCCTCCCAgcaccccccgcccccccaccgTGTTCTCCCTTTCATCCCCTCCCCCCCTACACTGACCACAGCTGCGATTTCTCTTGCCATCTATTGGTTTTGCCTGTCCTGGAAGTTCATGAAAATGAAACCATACCATGTGTTCTcttttgggtctggcttctttcaccccatttttattgtttttgaacaatttttctttgttttttttttttttttttttttttggtcaggtttTTAGATCCACCCCTACCCCATAGAAGAGAAGTTCTGTAGGTCCAGGGCAGGCCAAGTCTCTCTAACCACAGCCCTCCAGAAGAGAGCTGGGCCCCTCGGGGCAGAGCCCAGCAGCCTGGGACAGAGACCTGGGCTCAGCACAGAGGCCAAGGCTGCCAGGAGGGACAGACGCCGTGTGCTGTCCACACAGCTCCAGCAGCAGTCAAGCCTTCAGAGGATGGCAGCCCCCCCTGGCCAGCAACTTGGCTGCATCCCTGGGAGAGATCGTGAGTCAGCGTCACATGGAAGCCAGCAAAGGTGGACCTGCTGGCAGCTGTGCAGCCCCTAGGGCCCAGCCCTCTCCAGGCCCCACCTGTTCTGCTCCACGGGGAAGAGGATGGCCAGCCCCAGGGGGCAGGGAGCAGGATGGCCACACCCCTGGTGGACAGGGAACAGGATGGCCACACCCCTGGTGGACAGGGAACAGGATGGCCACACCCTTGGTGGACAGGGAGCAGGATGGCCAGCCCCAGGGGGCAGGGAGCGGGATGGCCAGCCCCAGTGGATAGTGAACAAGATGGTCATGTCCCAGTAGGTGGGGAGCAGGTGGCCATGCCCCAGTGAGCAGGGAGCAGGATGGCCACACCCCCCAGCGGGTGGGGAGTAAGACGGCCAGCCCCTGGCCATTCAGGGGCCTCTAAGACTCTTACAGCTTTGCAGGGAAAGAGGAACATCCTGCTCACACTAGAGAGACAGATTCACTGGCCCCTGTGCCCCAAACCCAGGGCCCCCCACCCTAGAGAACAAAGCAGGGTGGCTGGGAGGGGCCAGGCAGGGACCTGATTGGAGGCTGGAATGAAAGGGGTCCTGTGTGCTACCGTGGAACACAGGTAGAGAAAAAGCCACAGAGTGTGAGGGCCCTTCCCACAAAGGTTGGGCAGATCTGCCCGGGCCCCGCCCTGCCCCCGTCCACTGCTGTGAGCCCCAGCCCCATCCATGGGCCCTCGTCCTCCCTCACCTGTATTCAGTGAGCTGTTCCACCGACTTCTCTGACTTCAGACCACTCTTGGTgctctaagaaaaataaaggggaaggaaattaaataatctggaAAACTCTGGGGCCCAAAGCAGCCCCAGTGTCCCGTTTGCTCTGCATCATCTCTCCTCAGGACAGCCTCCTGGCTTAATTGTCTTTCTTCCCCAGGAGTCTTGAGGTTGGGGATGTGTCTGCCTCACTCCCCGAGGCATCCCCAGAGTCTCACGGCGGGAGGAGGGCCGTATCAGAGCATGTGGCTATGAACAAATGAATGGTGAAGGAGTGAATCAATAAAGTCACCTCTGATTTATGTTGGCAGTATAGACCAAGCCACACAACTGCTTGGTAGGGAATTATAAtcaatggtttttaaaaacagtagaaggccaggtgtggtggctcatgcctgtaaccccagcactttaggagatgaagacaggtggatggcttgagctcaggagttcgagaccagcctgggtaaaagggtgaaaccccatctctaccaaaaatacaaaaaattagccaggcacagtgtctcacacctgtagtcccagctacttgggaggctgaggtgggaggatcacttgagccagggaggtggaggttgcagtgacccgagattatgccactgcactccagcctaagcaatagagcaagacgtcatctcaaaaaaaaaaaaaaagtagaaatgactCTGACTAGGTTTAGCCAAACTTGGCTTATTCTCTTGGGGCAAGTCAGAGGTAAGCCCTCAGACACGAAGCCCCTCTGCATGAGGAACCCaaggctggggtggggcaggggagtcATGGGAAGCAAAGAGCAGGTGGGGCCCCCTATTATGATTCTCAGAGTCTGTCTGGAGAGGGAAGCGTGGATTCTTGAGTATTAACTGCAGCACAGGCAAGCCACACGCTAGACAGAACATCTGAGGGTGGGGAAAcctgggaaggcttcctgaaagagAACGGGACACTGTCACATTCATCAGTGGTCTAACAAGAGACAGCACCCTCATGGTGAGAGTAGTAGTTTTGCCTCAGGGGTGTGAAGGCTCCCTGTGGCTATGAACAGACGGCCACACATGGCTCAGGGATATGGCCTGACAACCCCTGGCCTTAGCCTCTGCCAACCAGATGCCCTCTGCTGAGGTCAAGTGAAGCTGGCCGGCCATGGACCTCCTCATGTCCCCAGGCCTCTGCCAGCCCCACTGGACTCTTACCAGCCTGTCCCCAGCTCCAGACAGCACCCCTTGGCCGTCCTGGCCGGATTCTATTTCACAGGGTTCCCTGAAACTCACCCTGGGTGAGCCCCGCCCCAGCCAACTCCACCCACGCAGGGTAGGCAATGGCGACCCAAAACGTTCAACTTCTGCTTACAAATCCCTGGGGGCCCAGCTGCTACCTCAATGGTGATGACCTCCACCTGGACGTTGGTTGGGAGGGACAGGTTGGGCTGGAAGCGCTTGGCCAGGGCCACAAGGAGGTGCAGGGTGGACAGCAGGTCCTTGTTGAAGATGGCTGGGAAGAGAGTGGAGATAGGTCAGAGCCCAGGGGGCCGCCAAAACGTGCAGCCAAATGCAGCCTTCCTCATTGTCAGAACAACCATCTGCAGATGAAGGAGGTGTGTCCAGCCTTCTGCAGAGCAGAGATCTGGAGATACATGTTCAGAACCTAAAAATCATCACACTTCACCCCGTCATCCCTCTTCTTAGAATATAGCCCAGGAGTATGATCTACCTTGTGGAAGGAGCTCTAGACACAaagatgttcactgcagcaccgTTTACAATTGGAAACAACCAAGTGACCTCTGGGAAGGCACTGGCTGAACGATCATTAGGTTTCAGCTCAATGTGACTTAATTCAAGGTTGATTTCATCAACATCAGTTACTGATTGTGAGACCTCACAGGTTGCGAATGCAGGCGCACGTGACCCAACAAAACCTGGGTTTGAAAACTGACTCTGTTAAACCCTCACCGCCCAACCTTGGAGAAGCTGCTTAACttctttcagcctcagtttcctcacctgggaTGGGGGTTGAGGGGATAGAGAGAATTGAAGGGGAAGAAATCTATACCAAACTGTGAACCAGGTGGGGTAGGGAATTTTAGGTGCTTGGCacactcttttgttttttggtgtttttttgatacggagtcttcctcttatagcccaggctggagtgcaatggtgctatctcagctcactgcaacctccgcctcccaggttcaagcaattctcctgcctcagcctcctgagtagctgggattacaggcacctgccaccacgcccagttaatttttatttttagtagagatggggtttcatcatgttgaccaggctgatctcgaactcctgagacctaaggtgatccgcccacctcggcctcccaaagtgctgggattacaggcgttagccaccgtgcccagccaggcaCACTCGTTTTTTGTACAAGCAGGACCTGCAGATATTCCAATACTTTAACGAAATGAGAGTGAGGATGGGCTGACCACGGTGCTTGGAACTCAGCAGTGACTGTCATTCTCCATGAGACCGTTTGCCATCCTTGGGCTGCACTTTGCTGCAGCAACACCCTCCAGGGCACAGACACGTGCTGGGCTGTTGGCTGCTCTGCCAGATGCCTGACTGTGGCTGCCCGAGGCTTCTACCTCCTTCCTGACTCCCAGTTGTACCCCTGCTGGGAGGAGGATGAGCACGCTTTCCTGGTGGGTGAGAAGCCTGGAGCAGAAGGACCCCAGCGGCCCCACACTCCCCCGGGGTGGCCAGGTTGCAGCCCACATACTCTCCACGCTCCACTTGGCTTGCCGCTCCTCCAGCTGCAGACTCCGGTTCACGGCCTCCAGCACCACTGTGAGCTTGTGCTTCTGGCTTGCGGCTGTCAGGGCGATGTCCTCTGCTTCCAGCTTGAGTGCCGCCAGCCTCTCTGGAGGCAGGAGAGGGTGGTGAGGGCCCCTGGCTGGGGGCAGCTCAGAGAGCACCTGGGGAcccttcaggaggctgagcctgcCTGGTGCTTCAGAGAACATGGGTCTGGAGAGCTCATTCTTGGTGTTGGACCCTGGGCCACACCTACAGCCTCAACCAGGTATGCCCTCCAGCTCTCAGGAATTGGTGGGGTATGCAGGCCACATGATGTGAGCAAGTCTCAGCCCCCTGAGCTGGTCGAGACAGCCCACCTCACCTTGATCAGCCTGTGCCTGCAGCCCTTGCTCTTCTGCACAGCTGTGTCTACTTCATCTCTGCAGGGCAGTGTGGCCTTGTGGTTAAAGCCTACACTCCTAGGCTTCTATCCTGAACCCCCTGCTTCTCTAACTGtgagaccttggacaaattatgAGCGTTTCAGAGGCTCCCTTTcgtcatctgttaaatggggatagTAACAGCACAGGGCTGTTCTGACGATGAACTGCGCCTGCTACGTGGGACATGCCGGGAAGTGCTAGCCACATGAGTGGCATTGTGCAGCCCATCTCCAAAGAGCTCGGCGAACAATGCGGAGGCTGGCCCCAGGCGAAGTGCTGAGGACATGGAATCGGGCCTATCCGTGGCCTCCAAGACCACAGTTGTGTGCAGAAGAGATGCGTAGACCAGACATGACCACACAAGGGCAAAGGGAGAGGGTAACTCTGGGGCTTGTGGGGACACTTGCCCGGGGCCAGGAGGAGGCCCTGAGAATGCACACCCCCAGCAAAGCCCCTTGGAGCTTTCCAGACTGAGGAGGAACATGGAGGCAGGAGCCCAGTCCTGTCCCCAGCCACCCAGGACTGCCCGTTTTCTCTCCAGCAGCCTGGGACAGCCCGAGGGCAGGGACCATGGGTTCTTTTACCTCCCAGCACCTCAaaacagtaggcactcaataagtgtTGGAGAGGCAGTGTGGTGTGGTGGAAAGGTCACCAACCCAGGTGTCAGAGCCCCAGCCTGAGCCCCAGCTCGGCCCCCTCACTCATGGGCCATGGACAGCGCCTCCATCTCCCCAGCCCAGGCCCACCTAGAAAGTGAGACAGGTGTGCCTAAACCCGGGGTCATTgcggggacagagggagagagccCAGCTGTAGGGCCTGGAGGGGCCAGGTCAGGAGGATGGGGCCAAGGCCCAGGCAGCCCCAGAAACAGCCACTTACGGAATAGGTGGTGCAGGATGAGCCCGTCGAACATGTCCTCCTCCAGGCTGCGGACCACAATGTGCTCGGGGAGGAGAGTGGTGTTGATCCACTCCATCAGCACCTGCAGGCCCCAAGGGGACAACTTTTGGGGGGATGGGGGCTTCTCACCTGGCCCTACACTTGGCTTGGAA harbors:
- the PARVG gene encoding gamma-parvin; the encoded protein is MELESLYDLLQLPKGVEPPAEEMLSQGGKKRYLPPTSRKDPKFEELQKVLMEWINTTLLPEHIVVRSLEEDMFDGLILHHLFQRLAALKLEAEDIALTAASQKHKLTVVLEAVNRSLQLEERQAKWSVETIFNKDLLSTLHLLVALAKRFQPNLSLPTNVQVEVITIESTKSGLKSEKSVEQLTEYSTDKDQPPKDVFDELFKLAPEKVNAVKEAIVNFVNQKLDRLGLSVQNLDTQFADGVILLLLIGQLEGFFLHLKEFYLTPSSPAEMLHNVTLALELLKDEGLLSCPVSPEDIVNKDAKSTLRVLYGLFCKHAQKAHRDSTPRGALN